One Pseudomonas abieticivorans genomic region harbors:
- a CDS encoding DUF2491 family protein has translation MGWFKQFMGLEAPAAKPQAPVEGPLGLASGRSVSFDSSLKLLLDDHSRVIIPGSQQVFSVGTVDLGQSQWLTRYYFDDEDYWLQVLTSGEQDGQVESVILFNYLRYATITSDAELQRLAGPNSDIGLPRYNLDGVEFVREWGTEAGQTELAQLSERVVNPNESYLVQHRAMLYARDTGLTDRREFLLFSVEEDQEGTVSLSASLGISLVSTDLHII, from the coding sequence ATGGGTTGGTTCAAGCAGTTCATGGGCCTGGAGGCACCAGCCGCCAAGCCCCAAGCTCCGGTGGAAGGCCCGTTGGGCCTGGCTTCGGGGCGTTCGGTGTCGTTCGACAGCTCGCTCAAGCTGCTGCTCGACGATCACTCCCGGGTGATCATCCCCGGCAGCCAGCAGGTGTTCAGCGTCGGCACGGTCGACCTGGGGCAATCGCAATGGCTGACCCGCTACTACTTCGATGACGAAGACTACTGGCTGCAAGTGCTCACCAGTGGCGAGCAGGACGGCCAGGTCGAGTCCGTCATCCTGTTCAACTACCTGCGCTACGCCACCATCACCAGCGATGCCGAGTTGCAGCGCCTGGCCGGGCCCAACAGTGACATCGGCCTGCCGCGCTATAACCTGGACGGCGTGGAGTTCGTGCGCGAGTGGGGCACCGAGGCCGGGCAGACCGAATTGGCGCAGCTCAGCGAGCGCGTGGTCAACCCCAACGAGTCTTACCTGGTGCAGCATCGCGCCATGCTCTACGCCCGGGATACGGGGCTTACCGACCGCCGCGAATTCTTGTTGTTCTCGGTTGAAGAAGACCAGGAAGGCACCGTCAGCCTCAGCGCATCGCTGGGGATTTCGCTGGTTTCCACCGACCTGCACATCATCTGA
- a CDS encoding DUF350 domain-containing protein gives MLEALSVSLNLTAVLGFVIYLLGAAIFLGVFQFIYTRMTPHKEFELIRENNIAAAIALGGAVVGFAIPASNVITYSVSLLDFVIWAAIAGVVQLLGFFVTSLVLKGVSARIARGEIATGIYVAAVAISIGMLNAACMTPNTN, from the coding sequence ATGCTCGAAGCGCTCTCTGTTTCGCTGAACCTCACCGCCGTGCTCGGCTTTGTTATCTACCTGCTGGGCGCGGCGATCTTCCTGGGCGTGTTCCAGTTCATCTACACGCGCATGACGCCGCACAAGGAGTTCGAGCTGATCCGCGAGAACAACATCGCGGCAGCCATTGCCCTTGGCGGCGCGGTGGTGGGTTTCGCCATCCCGGCCAGCAACGTGATCACTTACTCGGTGAGCCTGCTGGACTTCGTGATCTGGGCGGCGATCGCGGGCGTTGTGCAGTTGCTCGGCTTTTTCGTCACCAGCCTGGTGCTCAAGGGTGTTTCGGCCCGTATCGCCCGCGGCGAAATCGCCACCGGTATTTACGTCGCAGCCGTGGCCATCAGCATCGGCATGCTCAACGCCGCTTGCATGACGCCCAACACCAACTGA
- a CDS encoding DUF1190 domain-containing protein: MKRSKYVQLSLAASVAMAVAGCGAPEKSYSVKQQFNFQSVQQCVDQKFPVDVCSDAYISAMAEHRRLAPVYDNQADCDADFVANYCQQDSNGKFIPQLGGFQLAADGEVSQSQLDAAKAQAASSGGGSGGMNFNGILTGLLIGNMLSNNSGRYYSEPVYRYRDSRGDYASSTLGQRVNSGSTFSRSQQAQTSGSSYTSSLNKPVSVAGSTSRGGFGSKATARSGWGGSSRSSGSFGG; this comes from the coding sequence ATGAAACGAAGCAAGTACGTTCAACTGTCGCTGGCCGCCTCGGTGGCCATGGCGGTGGCCGGCTGCGGTGCACCGGAAAAAAGCTACTCGGTGAAGCAGCAGTTCAACTTCCAGTCGGTGCAGCAGTGCGTCGACCAGAAGTTTCCGGTCGATGTGTGTTCCGACGCCTACATCTCGGCCATGGCCGAGCACCGTCGCCTGGCGCCGGTCTATGACAATCAGGCCGACTGCGACGCAGACTTTGTCGCTAACTACTGCCAGCAGGACTCCAACGGCAAGTTCATCCCGCAACTGGGCGGTTTCCAGTTGGCGGCCGATGGCGAAGTCAGCCAGAGCCAGCTCGACGCGGCCAAGGCCCAGGCCGCCAGCAGCGGCGGTGGTTCGGGTGGCATGAATTTCAACGGCATCCTCACCGGTTTGTTGATCGGCAATATGCTGAGCAACAACAGTGGCCGCTACTACTCGGAGCCGGTGTACCGCTACCGCGATTCGCGCGGCGACTATGCGTCGTCCACGCTCGGCCAACGGGTGAACTCGGGGTCGACCTTCTCGCGTTCGCAGCAGGCGCAAACCAGCGGCTCGAGCTACACCTCGTCGCTGAACAAGCCAGTCTCGGTGGCCGGCAGCACCTCGCGCGGCGGTTTTGGCAGCAAGGCCACGGCGCGCAGTGGCTGGGGCGGCTCGTCGCGCAGCAGCGGCAGCTTCGGCGGGTGA
- a CDS encoding glutathionylspermidine synthase family protein, with protein MKKIAIAERADWKQTAEGLGFLFHTIDGEPYWDESAYYQFSLAQIERDLEDPTTEIHEMCMDLVDRVVRSEELLDRLSIPAGYYDLIRTSWLEGHPHLYGRMDFSYGGSGPAKLLELNYDTPTSLYEAAAFQWGWLEQCIERGMIPARADQFNSIDTRLHEALAALQIKKPFYFASIKGSVEDKATTDYLRLIAGKVGIESRHIDVEDIGLLDGRFVDLENRWIPHLFKLHAWEFIFHEEFGQAVAAADTQFFEPPWKAVLSNKGILPLLWEQHKGHPNLLAAHLDTDVSKPVPKGWVRKPFFSREGANIELRTADDQVVREEGPYDDAPFILQEFAALPRFGDSYTLVGSWVIGDQAAGIGIREDNSLITKDTSRFLPHLILD; from the coding sequence GTGAAAAAAATCGCGATTGCCGAACGTGCCGATTGGAAGCAGACCGCCGAAGGCTTGGGGTTTTTGTTCCATACCATCGACGGCGAACCTTACTGGGATGAGAGCGCCTACTACCAGTTCAGCCTCGCGCAAATCGAGCGCGACCTGGAGGACCCGACCACCGAGATCCATGAGATGTGCATGGACCTGGTGGACCGCGTGGTGCGCAGTGAAGAGCTGCTTGATCGCCTAAGCATCCCAGCCGGCTACTACGACCTGATCCGCACCTCGTGGTTGGAAGGGCACCCGCACCTATATGGGCGCATGGACTTCTCCTACGGCGGCAGCGGCCCGGCCAAGCTGCTGGAGCTGAACTACGACACGCCCACCAGCCTGTACGAGGCGGCGGCGTTCCAGTGGGGCTGGCTGGAGCAGTGCATCGAACGCGGCATGATCCCGGCGCGTGCCGACCAGTTCAACAGCATCGACACGCGCCTGCACGAGGCATTGGCCGCGCTGCAGATCAAAAAACCGTTCTACTTCGCCTCGATCAAGGGCTCGGTGGAAGACAAGGCGACCACCGACTACCTGCGCCTGATTGCCGGCAAGGTCGGCATCGAGTCGCGCCATATCGACGTGGAAGACATCGGCCTGCTGGATGGCCGCTTCGTCGACCTGGAAAACCGCTGGATCCCCCACTTGTTCAAGCTGCACGCCTGGGAGTTCATCTTCCACGAGGAGTTTGGCCAAGCCGTGGCGGCGGCCGATACGCAGTTCTTCGAGCCGCCGTGGAAAGCCGTGCTGTCGAACAAGGGTATTTTGCCGCTGCTGTGGGAGCAGCACAAAGGCCATCCGAACCTGCTGGCCGCGCACCTGGATACCGATGTGAGCAAGCCGGTGCCGAAGGGTTGGGTGCGCAAGCCGTTTTTCTCTCGCGAGGGGGCGAACATTGAGCTGCGCACGGCCGACGACCAAGTGGTGCGAGAGGAGGGGCCGTATGACGACGCGCCGTTTATTTTGCAGGAGTTCGCCGCGCTGCCGCGCTTTGGCGACAGCTACACGCTGGTGGGCTCGTGGGTGATTGGCGATCAGGCGGCGGGCATCGGAATTCGCGAGGACAATAGCTTGATCACCAAGGATACGAGCCGTTTCCTTCCACATCTGATCCTGGACTGA
- a CDS encoding TetR/AcrR family transcriptional regulator has translation MTRVATPRKPRARSQARIDSILDAARVLLASEGVASLSIYSVAERAEIPPSSVYHFFASVPALLEALTADVHAAFRACLEAPIDHEALRSWHDLSRLVEQRMLVIYGEDAAARQLILAQHGLSEVTQADRQHDLELGALMQQLFDRHFQLPAMPSDVDVFALAMELGDRVYARSVQLHDQITPRMAEEGMRVFDAYLGLYLPPYLPKR, from the coding sequence ATGACACGCGTCGCCACCCCCCGCAAACCTCGCGCCCGCAGCCAGGCAAGAATCGATTCGATCCTGGATGCCGCGCGGGTATTGCTAGCCAGCGAAGGGGTGGCGAGCCTGTCGATCTACAGCGTGGCCGAGCGCGCCGAAATCCCGCCCTCGTCGGTGTATCACTTTTTCGCCAGCGTGCCGGCCCTGCTCGAAGCCCTGACCGCTGACGTGCACGCCGCCTTTCGTGCCTGCCTGGAAGCACCCATTGACCACGAGGCGCTGCGCAGCTGGCACGACCTGTCGCGGCTGGTGGAACAGCGCATGCTGGTGATTTACGGCGAAGACGCCGCCGCGCGGCAGTTGATATTGGCGCAGCACGGCCTGAGCGAAGTGACCCAGGCCGACCGCCAGCACGACCTGGAGCTGGGCGCGTTGATGCAGCAGCTGTTTGACCGGCATTTCCAGTTGCCGGCCATGCCGAGTGATGTGGACGTGTTTGCCTTGGCGATGGAACTGGGCGACCGGGTGTATGCGCGCTCAGTACAACTGCATGACCAGATCACCCCGCGCATGGCAGAGGAAGGGATGCGGGTGTTTGATGCTTACCTGGGGCTTTACCTGCCGCCCTACCTGCCCAAACGTTAA